One Betta splendens chromosome 5, fBetSpl5.4, whole genome shotgun sequence genomic window, TTCCCTTCCTATGGTTCAGTCAGTTCATGGGACCTGGCCTGTGTGAAGGTttgtgtgcgcctgtgttttGTGGTGAGTTTTGTTTCCTGCTTAGCTGGTGTGTTTTTTAGTTCTAGCTTATGCTGTGATTGTGACATTATGGAGTTGTCTTTTTTGTTTACTGTGcatattgttgtgtttttaaatcaagTTTTAGTTTTACATTTCCAGTGAGCGTGTCGTTAAATGTATTTTAGGCTTCGTGCCTCGTAGTGACCGGAGCAGAGAACCGTCGTCCTCTGACTCAGCAGAGTAAAGCCAGTGAAGACAAATCACTGTGTTGGGTCCACTCAGCAAGTTACACAATCGGCTGCAGCCACGTTCTCAGCTCCAAGTGGGACAGAAAAAAGAGCCGACCCGCTGGTTGAGCACGGAGGCCAGTGTGATTCTGAGGAGCCACTTGAGAATGAATGAGTTTGAGCCCAAAAAGAGCTCGTCTGCTTgggttaaaaacaaacagtcgTCCTATTCACTATATGATGCTTTCAGATAAAATGTGACTAAAAAGTCATTTTCCCCATCAAATGATCAAATAGTTGAAAATGGTGACTATAAATGGAATGTAAAAACCTTCTCAATCTCGTGTGAGAATCAGACTCATTAAGCCCTCGCTCCCTTTAAAATCAGCCCAGACAAAGGCTTGAAAAGCTCTCGTCATTGCGCGCTCTGCGTTTCGCACACGTTTGGCTGCGGAGCACATGTCGCCGTGCTGATGACTCATATTAGCACCGCGTGCGAGGACCGACCCGACTCACAGAGCATCTTGATGACCTGCCTCCGGCGCCCGGTCTCCAGCCGGATCCTCCTGCGCGTGTCGCCGCCGCAGGTCCGGCCCCGCCTCGCGccgggccgccgccgcccccggcCCAGGTGCAGCCCCATCACCAGGTACAGCATGCTGATCACCGCCATGGGCACGAAGAAGAAGCACACGGTGGTGACCTGCATCACCACGTTGTAGAcccacagcggctgcagcacgGTGCAGATGGCCGACTCCTCCGCGCGCTCCGGCAGGTAGAAGATGCCGTGCAGCGAGGTGTTGGGGACGGCGCACGCCATGGACGCCGCCCACAGGACGCCGATCACGCGCTTCGCGTGCTGATTGGTCGACAGGTAGCGCGTTTTGAGCGGATGCACCACGGCGATGTAGCGCTCCACGCTCAGCGCCGTCACGTTGAGGATGGAGGCGAAGCACACGGTCTCGAAGAGGAAGGTCTTGAAGTAGCAGCCGCCCTCGCCGAACGGGAACGGGTAGTTCTGCCACAGGTCGTAGACCTCCAGCGGCATCCCGAACAGGAGCACGAGCAGGTCGGACACGGCCAGGCTCAGCAGGTACAGGTTGGTGGGGTTGCGCATCTTCTTGTGCTTGGCCATGACGGCGCACGTGAGCAGGTTCCCGGACAGGCCGGTGAGGAAGATGAGCAGGTACACGCCGGTCACCGGGAGGAAGAACGGGGACCTGCGGGGACCCAGGATGTCACACAGGCTGAGCTCAGCGGTGCCGTTGCCCGTGGCGTTGGGCGGTGCGCTGCTGTTCGAGGAGCCGTGAACGGGGAGCTCCATCCCgacggggcggcggcggcggcggcggcgctgctttTAAGAGCGGCTCGAAGACACTggaaagagaaatgaaagcGTGAGGCAAAGTGCAGCAACGAGGACACGCGTGTCACTGGGACGTGTAACGAGCCACACGAGACGCTTCTCTTCCGGATCGACCAATTAAGGCTCCACGTTATTGTCAATTGAGGTTATCATATTGTCGGTTGAATGGTTTGTCTGAAGAGCGCTCAGCTCACGGCCTCCCGCATGATTGCTTGGATCAGTTTACTATTTATTAGTCTAATACAGCAGCCGACAGCCTGCAGGTGTGAAATAGAAGCGATTTCCTCATATTCCTGTggaataaacagcagcagctcgtcgGCAGCAAAACGTTTTCAAAGCCAGAACCCGATTAACCTGATCAAGTGTCGACCACATGGCGCAGAATAAATCAAAACGCGTCTGTAGATCAAAGGAGCCGCTTTGAAACAGCCCTAAATGTCAGAATTGGATCAGAAAAGTCCAGATCCTACAACAAGCATGAACATTTCCCTCTGACTAATAAGAGCGTCGTTGGCCACTGATGGAAAAATATAATATGAAAGGACTGAATGAGATGCACGTTCGCTGAGGGAATCCTCCTCATTTTGATCAACTCATTCTCATCAGCGGGATAATTGCCATTACGCACAGCGCAGAAAGACGCTGATGACTTCTAGAAGGTTAATTACACGATGGCACATTTTGCATCCAACGTTTTGCATAAGCTTCCATTTTGAAATTATTACCTTAAATAATCACATACATACTGTcatttaatttgtatttaaaatagactataataacaataaccGGTTTAATGTTAATTGTTTGTTAAAAATCAATAGATATAAATACGGTAATATTTGTATTATTCTAACTTTAATATTCTAACTTTTGTGTTGAATATTTGCAGTGGAAATGAATTCTCACCTTGACGCTGCTGGTCCGAGCGCCGCTTCCTCTGAGGCTTTCTCCGCGCATTCATGACTAGAAATGAGCAAAAACCACCGGTGCACAGGGAATAAAAAACGCGCACAAGCTAAAAGTTAGTGGTCGTTTCTGGTCGTTGTCCTGCGGAGAAgaggagacagacgcaggatgCGCTGAGGCGGCTGATAACTGCTCCGAGTCCCTcagacagcagagagagagagagagaggtgagagagagagatgagagagagagaagagagagagaggagagaagaggggggtgtgtgggagagagagagagagagaaggagagagagagagagagagagagagagagaggagaagagagggagagagagagagagagagagagagagagagagagagagagagagagagagagagagagagagagag contains:
- the LOC114855335 gene encoding neuromedin-U receptor 1-like, encoding MELPVHGSSNSSAPPNATGNGTAELSLCDILGPRRSPFFLPVTGVYLLIFLTGLSGNLLTCAVMAKHKKMRNPTNLYLLSLAVSDLLVLLFGMPLEVYDLWQNYPFPFGEGGCYFKTFLFETVCFASILNVTALSVERYIAVVHPLKTRYLSTNQHAKRVIGVLWAASMACAVPNTSLHGIFYLPERAEESAICTVLQPLWVYNVVMQVTTVCFFFVPMAVISMLYLVMGLHLGRGRRRPGARRGRTCGGDTRRRIRLETGRRRQVIKMLCESGRSSHAVLI